The Aeoliella mucimassa genome includes the window GCCGGGGTCGGATACTCTTTGGTCACGTTGTCGACTGTCAGCATCGTCATAGCGGGTGTCTCTGCTGCGCGTCAGTGGGATCAATCGGCCGCGACGAAAGGCTCGATCAGCTTCACGAAATCGGCCGGCAGCGGTGTCGACTCAGGTGGGCGATCGTGGAAAATATGGCAGCACACGCAGGTGATCTCGCCGGTCGCTACCGGGCGACCTTCGCAGCTGAAATCGATCTGATAGGTCAGGCTGGTGCGGCCGAGTCGCAGGATTTTGAAGTTCGCGTCGAGTACGTCTTCGCACTTCGCTGGCGACTTGAAATCGCACTTCGCAGCGACGCGCGGAAAGCTGATGGCTTTGCCTTCGATCTGCGTGTAGACGCTCAGACCAAGGCTGCGGAAGAACTCGTGCTCGACCGATTCCATGTAGTGGAAGAACGACGCAAAGTGCATGATGCCGGCCATGTCGGTGTCGGCAAATTCGACCATCCGTTGCCTAGTAAAGCTCTGCGGCATCGCCAGTCGCCCTTCCGTAAACGAGACTAGCCCTCAACCAGTGGCCGAGGGCTAATCGGTATGTATTGGGGTTTCGCGCCGGGCTGCGATCAGTCGCCGACGTATGGCATCAAAGCCATGAACCGAGCCCGCTTGATCGCCTTCGAAACAGCGTGCTGGCTGGCAGCGTTGCAGCCGGTCTTGCGACGGCTCACGATGCGGCCGTGACGGTTCGTCAGCTTGCCGAGCAGCTCGAGGTCCTTGTAATCCACATACATCGGGCGTGGCTTCACGCCATCGACGTAAATCGGGTCCTTCTTAGGGGCTTTTTTTGCGCTGGAACGACGCTTGGCCATGGATTAACTCTGAAAAACGATGAATGGGAAATAGGGCTCTTGTAGAGTCCCGCATTATACCGCTTTACGACTCGCCCGCAACCGGTGGGGGATTCGAACCCCCAAACCCAAGAGAGAATCGAAGCTCGTCGCCAACCGACCACGCCCCAGCTTACCAAGCGATGCGGAGAACCGACGGTGTTGCGTGCGAGGGAGCAATAGATTCCCAACGCCGTGCAAATAGATTCCCACCTCTGAGCAAATAGATTCCCAATGTTCCCACCGATGGGAAAATTGAATCTTCGCCCACACTACAAAACAAGTGGTTTTCGGCTGCGAATAGATTCCCATTTCCCAAAACGCATCGAGTGGGAATCTATTTTCTCGCCGGGAATCTATCGCAAGTGGTTGGTAGGTCATGAGTTACAGCAAGACCTCCGCGGAAAGTGCCCAAAATAGATTCCCATAGGTGGGAAAGTATTCTGGGGAGGATTCAGGAGTGAGGGTTCA containing:
- a CDS encoding acyl-CoA thioesterase; the protein is MPQSFTRQRMVEFADTDMAGIMHFASFFHYMESVEHEFFRSLGLSVYTQIEGKAISFPRVAAKCDFKSPAKCEDVLDANFKILRLGRTSLTYQIDFSCEGRPVATGEITCVCCHIFHDRPPESTPLPADFVKLIEPFVAAD
- the rpsR gene encoding 30S ribosomal protein S18, with amino-acid sequence MAKRRSSAKKAPKKDPIYVDGVKPRPMYVDYKDLELLGKLTNRHGRIVSRRKTGCNAASQHAVSKAIKRARFMALMPYVGD